Proteins encoded by one window of Nitrincola iocasae:
- the trhO gene encoding oxygen-dependent tRNA uridine(34) hydroxylase TrhO, producing MSTIVVCALYKFVSLNDYKQLRPKLQALLENAQIRGTLLLAQEGVNGTLAGSRQAIDTLKDWFAADTRFQGIDYKESLADEQPFYRTKVKLKKEIVTLGVEGIDPKQVVGTYIEPADWNALISDPDVLLVDTRNDYEIGLGTFTGAINPKTDSFREFPAYVKSQLDSQKHKKVAMFCTGGIRCEKSTAYLKEQGFEDVYHLHGGILKYLEEVPETESLWQGECFVFDNRVTVDHDLQPGHYSLCAGCRMPLSDADKQHPQYEEGVSCHHCYDTQTPEQRQRYAARQQQIKLARERGEAHLGTDAVKAAEQHRAEKHARKVAEKRKN from the coding sequence ATGTCCACGATTGTTGTCTGTGCCCTGTATAAATTTGTGTCCCTGAACGACTATAAGCAGCTGCGACCGAAGTTGCAGGCGCTGCTGGAAAACGCACAGATTCGAGGCACCCTGCTACTGGCGCAAGAAGGTGTTAACGGCACCCTGGCGGGGAGCCGACAGGCGATAGACACGCTGAAAGACTGGTTTGCCGCCGATACGCGCTTTCAAGGCATAGATTACAAAGAATCGCTTGCTGACGAACAGCCCTTCTACCGTACCAAGGTGAAGCTGAAAAAAGAGATCGTAACGCTGGGTGTTGAAGGCATAGATCCGAAACAGGTTGTCGGAACCTATATTGAACCGGCCGACTGGAATGCCTTGATCAGTGATCCCGATGTACTGCTGGTCGATACCCGTAATGATTATGAAATCGGTCTGGGCACCTTTACAGGTGCTATCAACCCGAAAACCGACAGCTTTCGCGAATTTCCAGCTTACGTCAAAAGCCAATTGGACAGCCAGAAGCACAAGAAAGTCGCCATGTTTTGTACCGGCGGCATACGTTGTGAAAAGAGCACCGCCTATTTGAAAGAGCAAGGTTTTGAAGACGTCTACCACCTGCATGGCGGTATTCTAAAATACCTTGAAGAAGTGCCTGAAACCGAGTCACTCTGGCAAGGAGAGTGCTTTGTATTCGACAATCGCGTCACCGTTGACCATGACCTGCAGCCAGGCCATTATTCACTCTGCGCCGGGTGTCGTATGCCCTTGTCTGACGCTGACAAGCAGCACCCTCAGTATGAAGAAGGGGTTAGCTGCCATCATTGTTACGACACTCAAACACCAGAGCAGCGTCAGCGCTATGCGGCCAGACAGCAGCAGATCAAACTGGCACGTGAGCGTGGCGAAGCACACCTGGGCACAGATGCCGTCAAAGCGGCTGAACAGCACCGAGCTGAAAAACACGCACGCAAAGTGGCTGAAAAACGGAAAAATTAA
- the urtC gene encoding urea ABC transporter permease subunit UrtC, with amino-acid sequence MLWNLIKQDRGGQVLLALLVLAIILVPLLNGLPTDHPLHLPTYMVAVMGKYLTLALLALSVDLVWGYLGILTLGHGAFFALGGYVMGMYLMRQIGDRGVYGHPELPDFMVFLNWDSLPWYWTGLDQFWFAAILILLVPGLLAYIFGALAFRSRVSGVYLSIITQALTFALMLAFFRNEMGFGGNNGLTDFKDILGFNLQSRQTRVGLFIASAVALALGYLLCRYITQSRLGKVCVAVRDAESRSRFLGYRVENVKLWVFTLSAMIAGVAGALYVPQVGIINPNEFSPLNSIEIVVWVAVGGRATLYGAVAGAIFINYAKTWFTTELPDVWLFALGAIFILVTVFLPKGLAGLLRRREGSA; translated from the coding sequence ATGTTATGGAATCTGATTAAACAAGACCGTGGCGGACAAGTGCTGCTGGCACTGCTGGTTCTGGCAATCATTCTGGTACCCCTTCTCAACGGCCTGCCCACGGACCACCCGCTGCACCTGCCTACCTATATGGTGGCGGTCATGGGGAAATATCTGACTTTGGCACTGCTGGCATTGTCGGTCGATCTGGTGTGGGGGTATCTGGGTATTTTAACCCTCGGGCACGGTGCCTTCTTTGCCCTGGGTGGCTATGTCATGGGCATGTACCTGATGCGTCAGATCGGTGATCGCGGCGTCTATGGTCATCCTGAACTGCCTGACTTCATGGTCTTTCTCAATTGGGACAGCCTGCCCTGGTACTGGACCGGACTGGATCAATTCTGGTTTGCCGCCATCCTGATTCTGCTGGTACCTGGCTTACTGGCGTATATCTTTGGCGCTCTGGCATTTCGTTCGCGGGTGTCTGGTGTCTATCTATCCATTATTACCCAGGCACTGACCTTTGCGCTGATGTTGGCCTTCTTTCGCAATGAGATGGGTTTTGGTGGCAACAATGGTTTAACCGACTTCAAGGATATCCTCGGTTTTAACCTGCAATCGCGGCAGACACGTGTCGGACTGTTTATCGCCTCCGCGGTGGCCCTGGCACTGGGTTACCTGCTGTGTCGTTATATCACACAAAGTCGGCTGGGTAAGGTATGCGTAGCGGTTCGTGATGCCGAGTCGCGCTCCCGTTTTCTCGGCTATCGGGTTGAAAACGTCAAACTCTGGGTGTTTACCCTGTCGGCCATGATCGCCGGTGTTGCCGGTGCTCTCTATGTGCCTCAGGTGGGTATCATCAACCCCAATGAATTCTCACCACTCAACTCCATTGAGATCGTAGTCTGGGTTGCCGTAGGCGGGCGCGCAACACTCTATGGTGCCGTGGCAGGAGCAATTTTCATCAACTATGCCAAAACCTGGTTTACCACCGAACTGCCGGATGTCTGGCTGTTTGCACTGGGGGCGATCTTTATTCTGGTTACGGTATTCCTGCCCAAAGGCCTGGCAGGTCTGCTGCGTCGTCGGGAGGGTAGCGCATGA
- a CDS encoding phosphotransferase → MTHLSHHLSTELPLAVQDHLAPIQSMQFLGQGSRNRHWRLHTAEQVYIWREFGVTPPGANRQLELQVLQTLQSKPWAPQLELCLPEGVLFVADANAVPMPNTLNPQQRQQLLQAVLALWQHPFNAAPNDYIQLIHDYAALAGPTYDYLAEQLLDGCCHWQPEDFCLIHQDLHPGNLLITDQGIQLIDWEYAMRGNPWIDAVALQRMLELSPAERQLLETQLPDLACHDPWQVMGRWLTQLDSLWQAAQKAQSVI, encoded by the coding sequence ATGACCCACTTAAGTCACCACCTTTCAACTGAACTACCCCTGGCAGTTCAGGACCATTTAGCCCCTATTCAATCGATGCAGTTTCTGGGTCAAGGCAGTCGTAACCGCCACTGGCGACTGCATACTGCAGAGCAGGTGTATATCTGGCGTGAGTTTGGTGTAACTCCACCGGGAGCCAACCGACAACTGGAGTTACAGGTACTGCAGACCCTGCAGTCAAAACCCTGGGCACCCCAACTAGAGCTTTGCCTGCCTGAAGGCGTGTTGTTTGTGGCAGACGCTAACGCCGTGCCGATGCCAAACACGCTGAATCCGCAACAGCGCCAGCAACTGCTACAAGCCGTCTTGGCACTTTGGCAACATCCCTTTAATGCGGCACCGAATGACTATATCCAGTTGATTCACGACTATGCGGCACTAGCGGGACCCACCTATGACTATTTGGCCGAACAGCTACTGGATGGTTGTTGCCACTGGCAACCTGAGGACTTTTGCCTGATTCATCAGGATCTGCACCCAGGAAACCTGTTAATCACCGATCAAGGCATTCAGTTGATCGACTGGGAATACGCCATGCGCGGTAATCCCTGGATAGATGCCGTGGCACTGCAGCGTATGCTGGAATTGAGTCCTGCTGAACGCCAGCTATTAGAAACCCAGCTACCCGACTTGGCATGCCATGATCCCTGGCAGGTCATGGGCCGCTGGCTGACGCAACTGGACAGCCTGTGGCAGGCCGCGCAAAAAGCCCAAAGCGTGATATAA
- a CDS encoding ATP-binding cassette domain-containing protein, with translation MTDTTVGLRSVGLRSVGLRVDSLQLSRGHISWSHHFSVRPGNLLVLMGESGAGKSSLLECIGGFLPADAGEIWLNNQRIDQLDASQRPVSSLFQQYNLFEHISVAENLRLGFCRAQPNTMQWQQVLQACEHLGVADLLQRLPGDLSGGQRQRVALIRTVLRDKPLLLLDEPFSALDAVTRQIAGDWIRTELNKANKIAILVTHQQSDSDGWADQTLMI, from the coding sequence ATGACTGATACTACAGTCGGACTGCGTTCAGTCGGGCTGCGCTCAGTCGGGCTGCGGGTGGATAGCTTGCAGCTGTCGCGTGGGCATATATCCTGGTCGCATCACTTTTCGGTCAGGCCGGGAAATCTACTGGTATTGATGGGTGAAAGCGGGGCAGGCAAAAGCTCTTTGCTGGAGTGTATTGGCGGGTTTTTGCCAGCTGATGCTGGTGAGATCTGGCTGAATAATCAGCGTATCGATCAACTGGATGCCTCGCAACGTCCGGTGTCCTCGCTGTTCCAACAATACAATCTGTTTGAACATATCAGCGTCGCAGAGAATCTTCGCTTGGGGTTTTGTCGAGCGCAGCCGAATACAATGCAGTGGCAGCAGGTCCTGCAGGCTTGTGAGCATCTGGGAGTGGCTGATTTGTTGCAGCGCCTGCCGGGTGATCTTTCCGGAGGGCAGCGTCAGCGTGTTGCTTTGATTCGGACAGTGTTACGCGACAAGCCGCTGTTGTTGCTGGATGAGCCGTTCAGTGCACTGGATGCAGTCACTCGCCAGATTGCCGGTGACTGGATTCGTACCGAGCTGAATAAAGCCAACAAAATAGCTATATTGGTCACTCACCAGCAATCAGACAGCGATGGCTGGGCCGATCAGACCTTGATGATCTGA
- the urtD gene encoding urea ABC transporter ATP-binding protein UrtD, translated as MSQTSLLSEVKDKNHVFSFMQSQASPALNVDKDILLYLEGLSVSFDGFKAINELNLYIRDGELRCIIGPNGAGKTTMMDIITGKTQPDSGSAWFGQTINLLELDEPAIAQAGIGRKFQKPTVFEFLSVEENLILAMPDERSVISLLLAKLNGEQRDRIEEVLIQVGLKEQALIRAGSLSHGQKQWLEIGMLLMQKPRLLLVDEPVAGMTHQEMDRTAELLISLSGSHSVVVVEHDMDFVRQLAGKDRTVTVLHQGSVLAEGSMDQVQNNRKVIEVYLGE; from the coding sequence ATGAGCCAGACAAGCTTGCTGAGCGAAGTAAAAGACAAAAACCACGTGTTTTCTTTTATGCAGTCTCAAGCCTCACCTGCGTTGAATGTAGATAAGGATATTCTGCTCTATCTGGAAGGTTTGTCAGTCAGCTTTGATGGTTTTAAAGCCATCAATGAGCTGAACCTGTATATCCGTGACGGCGAACTGCGCTGCATTATCGGCCCCAATGGCGCTGGCAAAACCACCATGATGGACATCATCACCGGTAAAACACAACCTGACAGCGGTTCCGCCTGGTTCGGCCAGACCATTAACCTGCTGGAGCTGGATGAACCTGCCATCGCTCAGGCAGGCATCGGGCGCAAGTTCCAGAAGCCGACAGTGTTTGAGTTTCTCAGCGTGGAGGAAAACCTGATTCTGGCCATGCCGGATGAGCGCAGCGTGATCAGCCTGTTACTGGCCAAACTCAACGGTGAGCAGCGTGATCGTATTGAGGAGGTACTGATTCAGGTCGGGCTAAAAGAACAGGCACTGATTCGCGCAGGCAGCCTGTCACATGGCCAGAAACAGTGGCTGGAGATCGGTATGCTGCTGATGCAGAAGCCGCGATTACTGCTGGTTGATGAGCCGGTTGCCGGGATGACCCACCAGGAGATGGATCGCACCGCCGAGCTGTTGATTTCCCTGTCTGGCAGTCACTCTGTGGTGGTAGTCGAGCATGATATGGATTTTGTCCGCCAGCTTGCTGGCAAGGACAGAACTGTCACCGTTCTGCATCAGGGCAGTGTACTGGCTGAAGGCAGCATGGATCAGGTACAGAATAACCGCAAAGTGATTGAAGTCTATCTGGGAGAATAA
- a CDS encoding ABC transporter permease family protein has translation MRSVANGSLSGATLLVVNMAVAHFSSARPLSLAQLPGWLAVSLVVGISLLAFLALAGWGHAAPYGYLLQERWFWELLRFSLWQALLSAVLSTLLALPLARSLALDPRLPGKPWFLSWCLLCFVMPSLILITGLVALFGRSGWLTPWLGESWRLYGLNGILLAHVFLNLPFAIRVLTFQWQSVPANTWKLSAQLGMTGWQRFRMIEWPVLRGVLPAVGGFIFLLCFNSFAVVLALGGGPAASTLEVAIFQALKYDFNPSEALFLAWTQLLVAGSIYLIFSRMGRFQWLAPAQAGPVWLPRLGPMFRWSGRLGYLLSVLFLTLPILVLLPLAWQADWAFLQQTQLTAVIMRSLVLAVAAALLAVCLALALLSLWRAGRREHFRQWVAGVALYPLVVPVMVVSVGLYILLLPWVDWQAYGWIAVILMNAVIALPFAFQQLRPAVSDYDASYARLLADLNLSRLTHWRCVYLPYLKPLLRRVLAISFVLALGDMSVFAIFGSDDWRTLPWLIYTLAGGYRLAEAAMVSVLLLVLALVALRLLESSYD, from the coding sequence ATGCGCAGCGTCGCGAATGGATCACTATCTGGCGCAACGCTGTTAGTCGTTAATATGGCTGTCGCACACTTTTCATCAGCAAGGCCATTATCACTGGCTCAGTTACCTGGCTGGTTGGCTGTCAGTCTGGTTGTGGGGATCAGCCTGTTGGCTTTTCTGGCCCTGGCAGGCTGGGGGCATGCTGCACCTTACGGATATTTATTACAGGAACGCTGGTTCTGGGAGTTGCTGCGCTTTTCACTTTGGCAGGCATTGCTGAGTGCGGTGCTTTCGACCCTGCTGGCTCTGCCCTTGGCACGTAGCCTGGCACTCGATCCCAGACTGCCGGGTAAACCCTGGTTTCTGAGCTGGTGTTTGCTGTGTTTTGTCATGCCTTCACTGATACTGATTACCGGGCTGGTGGCACTCTTCGGTCGATCAGGCTGGCTGACCCCTTGGTTGGGAGAAAGCTGGCGTTTGTATGGCCTCAATGGCATTTTGCTTGCGCATGTGTTTCTTAATCTTCCCTTCGCTATCCGTGTCTTAACCTTTCAATGGCAAAGTGTTCCGGCGAACACCTGGAAACTCTCGGCTCAATTGGGTATGACCGGGTGGCAACGTTTCAGAATGATTGAGTGGCCGGTACTTAGAGGCGTTTTGCCTGCGGTCGGTGGATTTATTTTTTTGCTCTGTTTTAACAGCTTTGCTGTCGTGTTGGCACTGGGTGGCGGGCCAGCAGCGAGCACCTTGGAAGTAGCGATCTTCCAGGCATTGAAATATGATTTTAATCCGTCAGAAGCATTGTTTCTGGCTTGGACACAGCTGCTGGTCGCCGGTAGTATTTATCTGATTTTCAGTCGCATGGGCCGGTTTCAATGGCTGGCTCCCGCGCAGGCGGGGCCCGTCTGGTTGCCTAGGCTGGGCCCTATGTTTCGCTGGTCCGGGCGGTTGGGGTATTTACTCAGTGTGTTGTTTCTTACATTGCCGATTCTGGTGTTGCTGCCGCTGGCCTGGCAGGCCGATTGGGCCTTTTTGCAGCAAACCCAATTGACCGCAGTGATCATGCGCTCACTGGTATTAGCTGTGGCCGCGGCGCTGCTGGCAGTCTGTCTGGCACTGGCGCTGCTGTCACTCTGGCGTGCCGGGCGGCGAGAGCATTTCCGCCAGTGGGTTGCGGGTGTGGCGCTCTATCCCTTGGTCGTGCCAGTGATGGTCGTATCGGTGGGACTCTATATTCTGCTGCTACCCTGGGTTGATTGGCAAGCTTATGGCTGGATCGCAGTGATTCTGATGAATGCGGTGATAGCACTTCCCTTTGCGTTTCAGCAACTGCGTCCGGCTGTATCTGATTATGATGCCAGTTATGCCCGACTCTTGGCAGATCTGAATCTGTCTCGACTTACGCACTGGCGCTGTGTGTATCTGCCCTATCTAAAACCCTTGCTACGGCGGGTGCTGGCGATCAGCTTTGTGCTGGCGCTGGGAGATATGTCGGTGTTTGCTATTTTTGGCAGTGATGACTGGCGTACCCTGCCTTGGTTAATCTATACCCTGGCTGGTGGTTATCGACTCGCCGAGGCGGCAATGGTCTCTGTTTTGTTGCTTGTTCTGGCGTTGGTGGCGTTAAGATTATTGGAGTCATCCTATGACTGA
- the thiB gene encoding thiamine ABC transporter substrate binding subunit, with amino-acid sequence MKIQINTRKLMAAVLLLLITVHVQARELTIYTYSSFTTSWGPGPALKEMFEAQCDCEVNFTSSDDGVSLLNRLRLEGDTTRADVIVGLDDLLMPQARRLGIVQAHDLTLSDWPLRESLNWQDSHFIPFDYGYFAFIYDSRKVSQPATSLQALIDSDASIIYQDPRTSTPGQGLMHWMQAVYTDDAAQAWQRLAEHTVTVTKGWSEAYGMFLQGEADYVLSYSTSPAYHQLVEETDAYQATRFAEGHTAQIEVAALSAYSREPELGQAFLAFLLSKEAQALLPQTNWMLPVRSDIDLPAAFTDAEREVIGYSPDEVDAQRREWITIWRNAVSR; translated from the coding sequence GTGAAAATCCAGATAAATACCCGCAAATTGATGGCCGCTGTATTACTGTTGTTGATAACAGTGCATGTGCAAGCGCGTGAGTTAACTATTTATACGTACAGTAGTTTTACCACTAGCTGGGGTCCGGGGCCGGCTTTGAAAGAGATGTTTGAAGCCCAGTGTGATTGCGAGGTAAATTTCACCAGCAGTGATGATGGCGTATCGCTGCTGAACCGGTTGCGACTGGAAGGCGACACCACCCGGGCCGATGTTATTGTGGGTCTGGATGATCTGCTGATGCCCCAGGCGCGTCGATTAGGCATAGTGCAGGCGCATGATTTAACGCTCTCAGACTGGCCGTTACGTGAATCATTGAATTGGCAGGATAGTCATTTTATTCCGTTTGATTACGGCTATTTCGCCTTTATTTACGATAGCCGCAAGGTCAGTCAACCTGCGACCTCGTTGCAGGCGCTGATTGACAGTGACGCCAGTATTATCTATCAGGATCCGCGCACCAGTACGCCAGGTCAGGGCTTGATGCACTGGATGCAGGCTGTTTATACGGATGACGCCGCGCAGGCCTGGCAGCGCCTTGCCGAGCATACCGTGACGGTCACCAAAGGCTGGTCAGAGGCTTATGGCATGTTCTTGCAGGGTGAGGCCGATTATGTGCTGAGTTATTCTACCTCTCCGGCTTACCACCAGCTGGTAGAAGAGACGGATGCCTACCAGGCCACCCGGTTTGCAGAGGGGCATACGGCACAGATAGAAGTGGCGGCGCTGTCGGCTTATAGCCGTGAGCCTGAATTGGGACAGGCGTTTTTAGCTTTTTTGCTGAGTAAAGAGGCGCAAGCATTATTACCCCAGACCAACTGGATGCTGCCGGTGCGCAGTGATATCGATCTGCCAGCCGCTTTCACAGACGCTGAGCGTGAGGTTATCGGCTATAGCCCGGACGAAGTCGATGCGCAGCGTCGCGAATGGATCACTATCTGGCGCAACGCTGTTAGTCGTTAA
- a CDS encoding DUF192 domain-containing protein, with product MRTLFQHWIMTCLLCLPIQLLADTGVEYLLFDIQEQQLVVEVALSPEQRSRGLMHRQELSADAGMLFILDPQPRQCFWMRNTYIPLTLAYLDENFTLLQLSDMQPLSDELHCADQPSSFALEVNQGWFEQHDVEIGQQLRPRLP from the coding sequence ATGCGCACCCTGTTTCAGCATTGGATAATGACCTGCCTACTCTGCCTTCCCATCCAGCTTCTGGCTGATACAGGCGTTGAATATCTGCTGTTTGATATTCAGGAACAGCAACTTGTAGTTGAAGTCGCGCTCAGTCCAGAACAGCGCTCTCGGGGGTTGATGCATCGTCAGGAGCTGTCAGCCGATGCGGGCATGCTGTTTATTCTCGATCCACAACCGCGCCAATGCTTCTGGATGCGCAACACTTATATTCCGCTGACACTGGCCTATCTGGATGAAAACTTCACCCTGCTGCAATTAAGCGACATGCAACCACTCTCGGATGAACTCCACTGTGCTGATCAACCCTCCAGCTTTGCCTTGGAAGTCAATCAGGGCTGGTTTGAACAACACGATGTCGAGATTGGACAGCAACTCCGACCCCGCCTACCTTAA
- the urtB gene encoding urea ABC transporter permease subunit UrtB, with protein MKSRIVRKLRIMGLITLLLFSAVQTAAAFDEEPLLLEFEAMLVSSDRNDTARAIELLAASEHPEQLTLLSLLLEGNLYRNRDDDRLYQLKQHEEGQPAERLLGDDSRIIESRRDFRRVVVNNAQRSQIRQVMALTALSSDQSAKRLAAVKQLMRDFDEETLSLVRDAYPDETHPKVRELMAVALAIDTLSQDDAASLSDAIDTLSRSLEPRARNALMQFSDATDDDGLKAQADAALVKIDQKIKFYKGLETLYFGLSLGSVLVLAAIGLAITFGVMGVINMAHGELIMIGAYTTFVIQQLMPEHIGLSILVAIPAAFVVSGLVGIAIERGVIRFLYGRPLETLLATFGISLVLQQAVRSIFSPLNRSVETPSWMSGMLEFNPVFAITLNRLYIILFCFMVFFALLLILKRTALGLQVRAVSQNRAMARAMGVRSERVDMMTFGLGSGVAGIAGVALSQITNVGPNLGQAYIIDSFMVVVFGGVGNIWGTLVAGMTLGVATKLVEPVTGAVLAKILVLVFIILFIQKRPRGLFPQRGRAAED; from the coding sequence ATGAAAAGCCGGATAGTGCGTAAGTTACGCATCATGGGGCTGATAACCCTGTTACTCTTCAGTGCTGTGCAAACGGCAGCAGCTTTCGATGAGGAGCCGTTATTACTCGAATTTGAAGCCATGCTGGTTTCTTCAGACAGAAACGATACCGCCAGAGCCATTGAACTGCTCGCGGCATCTGAACACCCGGAACAACTGACACTGCTGTCACTGTTGCTGGAAGGCAACCTGTACCGCAACCGCGATGATGACCGACTCTATCAGCTTAAGCAGCACGAAGAAGGTCAACCGGCCGAACGCCTGCTGGGTGATGACAGCCGAATTATCGAGAGCCGCCGTGACTTTCGCCGGGTAGTCGTCAACAATGCCCAACGCTCACAAATCCGCCAGGTGATGGCATTGACCGCTCTATCATCAGACCAGTCCGCAAAACGCTTAGCCGCGGTCAAACAGCTAATGCGGGATTTCGATGAAGAGACCTTATCCCTGGTTCGCGATGCCTATCCCGACGAGACACACCCGAAAGTACGCGAATTGATGGCTGTTGCCTTGGCAATCGACACCCTGAGCCAGGACGATGCAGCCAGCCTAAGTGATGCGATTGACACCCTCAGTAGATCACTTGAACCTCGCGCCCGTAATGCGCTGATGCAGTTCAGCGATGCAACTGATGATGACGGTCTAAAAGCTCAGGCTGATGCCGCACTGGTAAAAATTGATCAGAAGATAAAATTCTACAAGGGACTGGAAACGCTCTATTTTGGTCTCAGCCTGGGGTCGGTGCTGGTATTGGCGGCTATAGGCCTGGCCATCACCTTTGGTGTGATGGGCGTGATCAATATGGCCCACGGTGAGCTGATCATGATCGGCGCTTACACCACCTTTGTCATACAACAACTTATGCCTGAGCATATCGGCCTGTCGATTCTGGTGGCCATTCCAGCTGCCTTTGTGGTCTCAGGTCTGGTCGGTATTGCGATTGAACGCGGGGTAATCCGCTTTCTCTATGGTCGTCCGTTAGAGACACTGCTGGCCACTTTTGGTATCAGTCTGGTGCTGCAGCAAGCGGTGCGCTCGATTTTCTCGCCACTAAACCGCAGCGTAGAAACACCCTCCTGGATGAGCGGCATGCTGGAATTTAACCCGGTGTTTGCCATCACCCTGAACCGACTCTATATCATCCTGTTTTGTTTCATGGTCTTTTTTGCACTGCTGCTGATCCTCAAGCGCACCGCACTGGGTTTGCAGGTGCGTGCCGTTTCTCAAAACCGCGCCATGGCCCGAGCCATGGGGGTGCGCTCTGAACGAGTGGATATGATGACTTTTGGCCTCGGCTCCGGCGTTGCAGGCATTGCCGGTGTCGCACTGTCGCAGATCACTAATGTCGGGCCCAACCTGGGGCAGGCCTACATCATCGATTCGTTTATGGTGGTGGTGTTTGGCGGTGTGGGTAATATCTGGGGCACCCTGGTAGCCGGCATGACACTCGGCGTGGCGACCAAACTGGTTGAGCCTGTCACCGGTGCGGTACTGGCAAAAATTCTGGTACTGGTGTTCATCATTCTCTTTATTCAGAAAAGGCCCCGTGGACTCTTCCCACAGCGTGGCCGTGCCGCTGAGGATTAA
- the urtA gene encoding urea ABC transporter substrate-binding protein, with translation MKQIKTKLATASCALALSIAAITAQAAETIKVGVLHSLSGTMAISETTLKDTMLMLIEEQNAKGGLLGKQLEAVVVDPASDWPLFAERARELLERDQVAAIFGSWTSVSRKSVLPVVEELNGLMFYPVQYEGEESSKNVFYTGAAPNQQAIPAVDYLMNDLGIERWVLAGTDYVYPRTTNRILEAYLKQKGVAEADIMINYTPFGHSDWQTIVSDIRTFGSAGKKTAVVSTINGDANVPFYSELGSQGISAEDIPVIAFSVGEEELSGIDTTPLVGHLAAWNYFMSVDTDVNDDFIEKWHDFTGDTDRVSNDPMEAHYIGFNMWVEAVNKAGTTDPSAVQEAIIGVTVPNLTGGYAAMMPNHHITKPVLIGEIQDDGQFYVVWQTPGTVAGDAWSDYLEGSKDIISDWRKPLECGNYNVVTKTCSGQNFE, from the coding sequence ATGAAACAGATCAAAACCAAGCTCGCTACCGCCTCCTGTGCCCTGGCTCTGTCTATAGCCGCCATTACCGCTCAGGCAGCAGAGACCATTAAAGTGGGTGTGTTGCATTCACTGTCCGGTACCATGGCGATCAGTGAAACCACACTGAAAGACACCATGCTGATGCTGATCGAAGAGCAGAACGCCAAGGGCGGGCTGTTGGGCAAACAGCTGGAAGCGGTTGTGGTTGACCCGGCATCTGACTGGCCGTTATTTGCGGAGCGTGCACGGGAGCTGCTGGAGCGTGATCAGGTAGCCGCTATTTTTGGTTCATGGACCTCGGTTTCACGTAAATCCGTTTTACCGGTTGTTGAAGAGCTCAATGGCCTGATGTTCTACCCGGTTCAGTATGAAGGTGAAGAATCATCCAAGAATGTATTCTATACCGGTGCCGCACCTAACCAGCAGGCCATCCCGGCGGTGGATTACCTGATGAATGACCTCGGCATTGAACGCTGGGTGCTGGCAGGCACCGACTACGTCTATCCACGGACTACCAACCGTATTCTGGAAGCCTACCTGAAACAAAAAGGCGTCGCTGAAGCCGATATCATGATCAACTACACGCCTTTCGGTCACTCTGATTGGCAGACCATTGTGTCGGATATCCGCACCTTCGGCTCAGCTGGCAAGAAAACCGCGGTTGTCTCCACCATCAATGGTGATGCCAACGTACCTTTTTATAGCGAGCTGGGCTCACAGGGCATTTCAGCTGAAGACATCCCGGTTATTGCCTTTTCGGTAGGTGAAGAAGAACTCTCCGGTATTGATACCACGCCATTGGTCGGCCATCTGGCTGCCTGGAACTACTTTATGAGCGTTGATACAGACGTTAACGATGATTTTATCGAAAAATGGCATGACTTTACCGGCGATACCGACCGTGTTTCCAACGACCCGATGGAAGCCCATTACATCGGCTTTAACATGTGGGTTGAAGCCGTTAACAAAGCCGGCACAACTGACCCGTCAGCGGTTCAGGAAGCCATTATCGGTGTCACTGTCCCTAACCTGACCGGCGGTTATGCCGCGATGATGCCTAACCACCACATTACCAAACCAGTATTGATTGGCGAAATCCAGGATGACGGGCAGTTTTATGTGGTCTGGCAGACACCGGGGACAGTTGCCGGTGACGCCTGGTCTGACTATCTGGAAGGCTCCAAAGATATCATCTCTGACTGGCGCAAGCCGCTGGAGTGCGGTAACTACAACGTAGTCACCAAGACCTGTTCAGGTCAGAACTTCGAGTAA